AAAATTCACTAAGCAAAGAGAATTGATATTTAATGTTTTAAAAAACTCTTCAGAAAAACACCTAACACCAGAACAGCTATTTTCTATAGTCCATGAGGACCATAAGCAAGTAGGTATTGCGACTATTTACAGAACTTTAAATATTTTTGAAGAGCTAGGTATAGTTAATAAACAAGAGTTTACCGATCAGGCCTACACTTATGAGATAATAGATCCAAAAAGTGATCACCACGATCATATTATCTGTACTTCTTGTGGGAAAATTCTAGAAGATGAGTTTTTATCTTTTGAAGATGTTAAAAATTCTCTTAAGAAAAATTTCGATTTTGATTTATCTTATTATTCTTTAAGGATTTATGGAATCTGTTCCGATTGTCAGAATAATAAGGAGAAATAATGACAAATGAAAAAAAATTAAGAATAATCCCAATAGGTGGATTACATGAAGTAGGTAAAAACTGTACACTGGTTGAATATGGCAACGACATGATAATGATAGACTGCGGTCTAACATTTCCAGATGAAGAAATGCTTGGAGTTGACATAGTTATCCCAGATTTTACCTATGTTGAAGAAAACAAAAATAAATTAAGAGGCATATTTGTAACCCACGGACACGAAGACCACGTAGGTGCAATTCCATATTTT
This genomic window from Anaerococcus murdochii contains:
- a CDS encoding Fur family transcriptional regulator, translated to MNIEEVRKIFEKNNQKFTKQRELIFNVLKNSSEKHLTPEQLFSIVHEDHKQVGIATIYRTLNIFEELGIVNKQEFTDQAYTYEIIDPKSDHHDHIICTSCGKILEDEFLSFEDVKNSLKKNFDFDLSYYSLRIYGICSDCQNNKEK